The following are encoded in a window of Pseudomonas multiresinivorans genomic DNA:
- a CDS encoding phosphoglycolate phosphatase, with protein sequence MSAAQLPFAGLPRLVMFDLDGTLVDSVPDLAAAVDKMLLALGRQPAGLDAVRHWVGNGARVLVRRALAGDIEHESVSEEDTERALELFMDAYADSHALTVVYPGVIETLKWLKKRGVELALITNKPERFVGPLLDEMKLGKFFRWIIGGDTLPQQKPDPAALLFVMKMAGVSAEQTLFVGDSRNDILAAKAAGVRSVGLSYGYNHGRPIAEETPTLVLDDLRHLLPCFDSSKAIVLPDSASKPAQRDSTVETAPHTLWMKVIKALARWRWRA encoded by the coding sequence ATGAGCGCTGCACAACTGCCGTTCGCCGGGCTGCCGCGTCTGGTGATGTTCGACCTGGACGGCACCCTGGTGGACTCGGTCCCCGACCTCGCCGCGGCGGTGGACAAGATGCTGCTGGCGCTTGGGCGCCAGCCGGCCGGCCTGGACGCCGTGCGTCACTGGGTCGGCAACGGTGCGCGCGTACTGGTGCGCCGCGCCCTGGCGGGTGACATCGAGCATGAAAGTGTCAGCGAGGAAGACACCGAGCGCGCACTGGAACTCTTCATGGACGCCTACGCCGACAGCCATGCGTTGACCGTGGTCTACCCCGGCGTCATCGAGACCCTGAAGTGGCTGAAGAAGCGCGGCGTCGAGCTGGCGCTGATCACCAACAAGCCCGAGCGCTTCGTCGGTCCGCTGCTGGACGAAATGAAGCTGGGGAAATTCTTCCGCTGGATCATCGGCGGCGACACCCTGCCGCAGCAGAAGCCCGACCCGGCTGCGCTGCTGTTCGTGATGAAGATGGCCGGCGTGTCGGCGGAACAGACCCTGTTCGTCGGCGACTCGCGCAACGACATCCTTGCCGCCAAAGCCGCTGGCGTTCGCAGCGTTGGCCTGAGCTACGGCTACAACCATGGCCGCCCCATCGCCGAGGAAACCCCGACGCTGGTGCTCGACGACCTGCGCCATCTGCTGCCTTGCTTCGACTCGAGCAAAGCGATAGTGTTGCCCGACTCCGCTTCAAAACCCGCTCAGCGAGACAGCACCGTGGAAACGGCTCCCCACACACTCTGGATGAAGGTCATCAAGGCCCTGGCCCGCTGGCGCTGGCGCGCCTGA
- the rpe gene encoding ribulose-phosphate 3-epimerase, giving the protein MQPYAIAPSILSADFARLGEDVDKVLAAGADIVHFDVMDNHYVPNLTIGPMVCTALRKYGVTAPIDVHLMVSPVDRIIGDFIEAGATYITFHPEATQHIDRSLQLIKDGGCKAGLVFNPATSLDALKYVMDKIDMVLLMSVNPGFGGQKFIPGTLDKLREARALIDASGRDIRLEIDGGVNVKNIREIAAAGADTFVAGSAIFNAPDYAEVIRAMHAELAQARK; this is encoded by the coding sequence ATGCAACCCTACGCCATCGCTCCGTCGATCCTGTCCGCCGATTTCGCCCGCCTGGGCGAGGATGTGGACAAGGTGCTCGCCGCCGGCGCCGACATCGTCCACTTCGATGTGATGGACAACCACTACGTGCCGAACCTGACCATCGGCCCGATGGTCTGCACGGCCCTGCGCAAGTACGGCGTCACCGCGCCCATCGACGTGCACCTGATGGTTTCCCCGGTTGACCGCATCATCGGCGACTTCATCGAAGCCGGCGCCACCTACATCACCTTCCATCCCGAAGCCACCCAGCACATCGACCGTTCCCTGCAACTGATCAAGGACGGTGGTTGCAAGGCCGGTCTGGTATTCAACCCGGCCACCTCGCTGGACGCGCTGAAGTACGTGATGGACAAGATCGACATGGTCCTGCTGATGAGCGTGAACCCCGGCTTCGGCGGGCAGAAGTTCATCCCCGGCACCCTCGACAAGCTGCGTGAAGCCCGCGCGCTGATCGACGCTTCCGGCCGCGACATCCGCCTGGAAATCGACGGCGGGGTGAACGTGAAGAACATCCGCGAGATCGCCGCTGCTGGCGCCGACACCTTCGTCGCTGGCTCCGCCATCTTCAACGCACCGGACTACGCCGAGGTCATTCGCGCCATGCATGCCGAGCTGGCGCAGGCGCGCAAGTGA
- a CDS encoding ABC transporter permease codes for MLSPYMSPVERVWFYTLRILCGLILLFLVLPVLVIVPLSFNSGTFLVYPLQGFSLRWYADFFNSAEWMRALTNSIIVAPAATVLAMVFGTLASIGLTRGDFRGKALIMSLVISPMVVPVVIIGVASYLFFAPLGLGNSYISLIIVHAVLGVPFVIITVSATLQGFNYNLVRAAASLGAPPVLTFFKVTLPLIAPGVISGALFAFATSFDEVVVTLFLAGPEQATLPRQMFSGIRENLSPTIAAAATLLIGFSVLLLLTLEWLRGRSEKLRTAPTS; via the coding sequence ATGCTGAGCCCGTACATGTCCCCGGTCGAGCGCGTGTGGTTCTACACCCTGCGCATCCTCTGCGGCCTGATCCTGCTGTTCCTGGTGCTGCCGGTACTGGTCATCGTGCCGCTGTCGTTCAACTCCGGCACCTTCCTGGTCTACCCGCTGCAGGGCTTCTCCCTGCGCTGGTACGCCGACTTCTTCAACTCCGCCGAGTGGATGCGTGCGCTGACCAACAGCATCATCGTCGCCCCGGCGGCCACCGTGCTGGCCATGGTCTTCGGCACCCTGGCGTCGATCGGCCTGACCCGCGGAGACTTCCGCGGCAAGGCGCTGATCATGAGCCTGGTGATCTCGCCGATGGTCGTGCCGGTGGTGATCATCGGCGTGGCGAGCTACCTGTTCTTCGCGCCGCTGGGCCTGGGCAACAGCTACATCTCGCTGATCATCGTCCACGCGGTGCTCGGTGTGCCCTTCGTCATCATCACCGTGTCGGCGACCCTGCAGGGCTTCAACTACAACCTGGTGCGCGCCGCCGCCAGCCTGGGCGCGCCGCCGGTGCTGACCTTCTTCAAAGTCACCCTGCCGCTGATCGCTCCGGGGGTGATTTCCGGTGCGCTGTTCGCCTTCGCCACGTCCTTCGATGAAGTGGTGGTGACCCTGTTCCTTGCCGGCCCCGAGCAGGCCACCCTGCCGCGCCAGATGTTCAGCGGCATCCGCGAGAACCTCAGCCCGACCATCGCCGCCGCGGCGACCCTGCTGATCGGCTTCTCCGTCCTGCTCCTGCTGACCCTCGAGTGGCTGCGTGGCCGCAGCGAGAAACTGCGTACCGCCCCGACTTCCTGA
- a CDS encoding ABC transporter permease, producing MATAVSLNEVAGPTLKQRLARAERMNRLKSQALVLPLLVFLLLTFLVPIAALLYKSVNNPEVVGAMPLTVNAISEWDGKSLPSDAVYKALSEDLVAARKNQTIGDLSKRLNMELAGYRSLLSKTARALPFKEQPASYKDAMEALDERWGDPAYWQAIRRNASSVTPYYLLAALDHRIDDLGEIARATPDQSIYLDIFARTFWMGAVITLICLALAYPLAYLLAILPTRKSNLLMIMVLLPFWTSILVRVAAWIVLLQSGGLINGALLKMGLIDQPLQLVFNRTGVYISMVHIMLPFMILPIYSVMKGISPSYMRAAISLGCHPFASFWKVYFPQTVAGVGAGCLLVFILSIGYYITPALLGSPNDQMVSYFVAFYTNTTINWGMATALGGLLLFATLVLYVIYGWLVGASRLRLG from the coding sequence ATGGCCACCGCTGTGTCTCTGAACGAGGTCGCCGGCCCCACCCTCAAGCAGCGCCTGGCGCGCGCGGAGCGGATGAACCGTCTGAAGTCCCAGGCGCTGGTGCTGCCCCTGCTGGTCTTCCTGCTGCTGACCTTCCTGGTGCCCATCGCGGCGCTGCTCTACAAGAGCGTGAACAACCCCGAGGTCGTCGGCGCGATGCCGCTGACCGTCAACGCCATTTCCGAATGGGACGGCAAGTCGCTGCCCTCGGACGCGGTGTACAAGGCGCTGAGCGAAGACCTGGTCGCCGCGCGCAAGAACCAGACCATCGGTGACCTCTCCAAGCGCCTGAACATGGAACTGGCCGGCTACCGCAGCCTGCTGTCCAAGACTGCCCGCGCGCTGCCGTTCAAGGAGCAGCCGGCGTCGTACAAGGACGCGATGGAAGCCCTCGACGAGCGCTGGGGCGACCCGGCCTACTGGCAGGCGATCCGTCGCAACGCCAGTTCCGTCACTCCCTATTACCTGCTGGCGGCGCTCGATCACCGCATCGATGACCTGGGTGAAATCGCCCGCGCCACGCCCGACCAGTCGATCTACCTGGACATCTTCGCCCGCACCTTCTGGATGGGCGCGGTGATCACCCTGATCTGCCTGGCGCTGGCCTACCCGTTGGCCTACCTGCTGGCGATCCTGCCGACCCGCAAGTCCAACCTGCTGATGATCATGGTGCTGCTGCCGTTCTGGACCTCGATCCTGGTGCGCGTCGCCGCGTGGATCGTGCTGCTGCAGTCGGGCGGCCTGATCAACGGCGCGCTGCTGAAGATGGGCCTGATCGACCAGCCGCTGCAGCTCGTGTTCAACCGCACCGGCGTGTACATCTCCATGGTGCACATCATGTTGCCGTTCATGATCCTGCCGATCTACAGCGTGATGAAGGGTATTTCCCCGAGCTACATGCGCGCCGCGATTTCCCTGGGCTGCCACCCGTTCGCCAGCTTCTGGAAGGTCTACTTCCCGCAGACCGTCGCTGGCGTCGGCGCCGGTTGCCTGCTGGTGTTCATCCTGTCGATCGGCTACTACATCACCCCGGCGCTGCTGGGCAGCCCGAACGATCAGATGGTCAGCTACTTCGTCGCCTTCTACACCAACACCACCATCAACTGGGGCATGGCCACAGCCCTGGGCGGCCTGCTGCTGTTCGCCACCCTGGTGCTCTACGTGATCTATGGCTGGCTGGTGGGCGCGAGCCGCCTGCGCCTGGGCTGA
- a CDS encoding ABC transporter substrate-binding protein: MSKSLKASGLKLAALTLGVAFAAQSMAATDLTVVSFGGANKNAQVKAFYEPYEKSTGNKIVAGEYNGEMAKVKAMVDTNSVSWDLVEVESPELARGCDEGLFEEIDPAILGKAEDYVPGAVSNCGVGFFVWSTVLAYNADKLKSAPTSWADFWDTQKFPGKRGLRKGAKYTLEFALMADGVAPKDVYKVLATKDGQDRAFKKLDQIKPSIQWWEAGAQPPQYLASGDVVMSSAYNGRIAAVQKESNLKIVWNGGIYDFDAWAIPKGAKKKDESLKFIAFSVQPEQQKTYSENIAYGPVNKNAVPLLSKDLLKDMPTTPENMQGQVGMDVTFWADYGEQLEQRFNAWAAK, translated from the coding sequence ATGTCGAAGTCCTTGAAAGCATCGGGGCTCAAACTCGCAGCGCTGACTCTGGGCGTGGCCTTTGCGGCCCAGTCCATGGCCGCCACCGACCTGACCGTGGTGTCCTTCGGCGGCGCCAACAAGAATGCCCAGGTGAAGGCGTTCTACGAGCCCTACGAAAAATCCACCGGCAACAAGATCGTCGCCGGCGAATACAACGGCGAGATGGCCAAGGTGAAGGCCATGGTCGACACCAACAGCGTTTCCTGGGACCTGGTGGAAGTCGAATCGCCGGAACTGGCCCGCGGCTGTGACGAAGGCCTGTTCGAAGAAATCGACCCGGCCATCCTCGGCAAGGCCGAAGACTACGTGCCGGGCGCCGTCAGCAACTGCGGCGTCGGCTTCTTCGTCTGGTCCACCGTGCTGGCCTACAACGCCGACAAGCTGAAGAGCGCGCCGACCAGCTGGGCGGATTTCTGGGACACCCAGAAATTCCCGGGCAAGCGCGGCCTGCGCAAGGGCGCCAAGTACACCCTGGAATTCGCCCTGATGGCCGACGGCGTCGCGCCCAAGGACGTCTACAAGGTGCTGGCCACCAAGGACGGCCAGGACCGCGCCTTCAAGAAACTCGACCAGATCAAGCCGAGCATCCAGTGGTGGGAAGCAGGCGCCCAGCCGCCGCAGTACCTCGCCTCCGGTGACGTGGTCATGAGCTCCGCCTACAACGGCCGCATCGCCGCCGTGCAGAAAGAGAGCAACCTGAAGATCGTCTGGAACGGCGGCATCTACGACTTCGACGCCTGGGCCATCCCCAAAGGCGCCAAGAAGAAGGACGAGAGCCTCAAGTTCATCGCCTTCTCGGTTCAGCCCGAGCAGCAGAAGACCTACTCCGAGAACATCGCCTACGGCCCGGTCAACAAGAACGCCGTACCGCTGCTGAGCAAGGACCTGCTGAAAGACATGCCGACCACCCCGGAAAACATGCAGGGCCAGGTGGGCATGGACGTGACCTTCTGGGCTGACTACGGCGAGCAGCTGGAACAGCGCTTCAACGCCTGGGCTGCCAAGTAA
- a CDS encoding ABC transporter ATP-binding protein: MAENQANDVLVSFRGVQKSYDGESLIVKDLNLDIRKGEFLTLLGPSGSGKTTSLMMLAGFETPTAGEIQLAGRAINNVPPHKRDIGMVFQNYALFPHMTVAENLAFPLSVRGMSKTDVSERVKRALSMVQLDSFAGRYPAQLSGGQQQRVALARALVFEPQLVLMDEPLGALDKQLREHMQMEIKHIHQRLGVTVVYVTHDQGEALTMSDRVAVFHQGEIQQIAPPAELYEHPRNSFVANFIGENNRIAGQLQARDGDRCTVGLARGEKVEALAVNVGNVGDTVSLSIRPERVRLNGHSENCVNRFSGRVAEFIYLGDHVRIRLEVCGRTDFFVKQPIAELDPALSVGDVVPLGWEVEHVRALDPLSAA, encoded by the coding sequence ATGGCCGAGAATCAGGCAAACGATGTGCTGGTGAGTTTCCGTGGCGTGCAGAAGAGCTACGACGGCGAATCCCTCATCGTGAAGGACCTCAATCTGGACATTCGCAAAGGCGAATTCCTGACACTGCTGGGGCCTTCCGGTTCCGGCAAGACCACCAGCCTGATGATGCTGGCCGGTTTCGAAACTCCTACCGCCGGTGAAATCCAGCTCGCCGGCCGCGCCATCAACAACGTCCCCCCGCACAAGCGCGACATCGGCATGGTGTTCCAGAACTATGCCCTGTTCCCGCACATGACGGTGGCCGAGAACCTGGCCTTCCCGCTCTCCGTGCGCGGCATGAGCAAGACCGATGTCAGCGAGCGCGTGAAACGTGCGCTGTCCATGGTTCAGCTCGACAGCTTCGCCGGCCGTTATCCCGCCCAGCTTTCCGGTGGCCAGCAGCAACGTGTGGCCCTGGCCCGCGCGCTGGTCTTCGAGCCGCAACTGGTGCTGATGGACGAACCCCTGGGTGCGCTGGATAAACAGCTGCGTGAACACATGCAGATGGAGATCAAGCACATCCACCAGCGCCTCGGCGTGACCGTGGTCTACGTGACCCACGACCAGGGCGAAGCCCTGACCATGTCCGACCGCGTGGCCGTGTTCCACCAGGGCGAGATCCAGCAGATCGCCCCGCCGGCCGAGCTCTATGAGCACCCGCGCAACTCCTTCGTCGCCAACTTCATCGGCGAGAACAACCGCATCGCCGGCCAGCTCCAGGCCCGCGATGGCGACCGCTGCACCGTGGGCCTGGCCCGTGGCGAGAAGGTCGAGGCGCTGGCGGTCAACGTCGGCAACGTCGGCGACACCGTCAGCCTGTCGATCCGCCCCGAGCGCGTGCGCCTCAACGGCCACAGCGAAAACTGCGTGAACCGCTTCTCCGGCCGCGTCGCCGAGTTCATCTACCTGGGCGACCACGTGCGCATTCGCCTGGAGGTCTGCGGCCGTACCGATTTCTTCGTCAAACAGCCGATCGCCGAGCTCGATCCCGCGCTCAGTGTTGGCGACGTGGTTCCGCTGGGCTGGGAAGTCGAGCACGTCCGCGCGCTCGACCCACTGTCCGCGGCGTAA
- a CDS encoding ABC transporter substrate-binding protein, producing MLRAVRGGLLFGLLGGAAMPALADYVTVISFGGANKEAQEAAFYKPFKEVTGNSVVHGSYNGDLAKLKRMVEISHVSWDVVEVEAPELARGCEEGLFMKLDPKTLGNTADFVPGAVQPCGVGIFVWTTLLAYNQNKLQGTPSSWADFWDTKKFPGKRGLRWGAKYSLEFALMADGVAPKDVYKVLSTNDGVDRAFRKLDELKPNINWWKSGQDPVRDLADGTVVMSSAYNGRIAAAQGEQKGFRMVWAGGIYDFDFWALPSGVFKKELAEQFVNFASQPQQQKAFAENISYGPTNRKAVELLAPDVAANLPTAPQNIANAVGMDVAFWTEHGDALEKRFQAWAKR from the coding sequence ATGTTGCGAGCGGTAAGGGGAGGGCTGCTGTTCGGCCTGCTGGGGGGCGCTGCGATGCCGGCGCTGGCGGACTACGTCACGGTGATTTCCTTCGGTGGCGCGAACAAGGAAGCCCAGGAGGCGGCCTTCTACAAACCGTTCAAGGAAGTGACCGGCAACTCCGTCGTCCACGGCTCCTACAACGGCGACCTGGCCAAGCTCAAGCGCATGGTGGAGATCAGCCACGTGTCCTGGGACGTGGTGGAAGTCGAGGCCCCCGAGCTCGCGCGCGGCTGCGAGGAAGGGCTGTTCATGAAGCTCGACCCCAAGACCCTCGGCAACACAGCCGACTTCGTTCCCGGTGCGGTGCAGCCGTGCGGCGTCGGCATCTTCGTCTGGACCACGCTGCTGGCCTACAACCAGAACAAGCTGCAGGGCACGCCCAGCAGCTGGGCGGATTTCTGGGACACGAAGAAATTCCCCGGCAAGCGCGGCCTGCGCTGGGGCGCGAAGTACAGCCTGGAATTCGCCCTGATGGCCGACGGCGTCGCGCCCAAGGACGTCTACAAGGTGCTGTCCACCAATGACGGTGTCGATCGCGCCTTCCGCAAGCTCGATGAACTGAAGCCGAACATCAACTGGTGGAAGTCCGGCCAGGACCCGGTGCGTGATCTCGCCGACGGCACGGTGGTGATGAGCTCCGCCTACAACGGCCGGATCGCCGCCGCGCAGGGCGAGCAGAAGGGCTTTCGCATGGTCTGGGCCGGCGGCATCTACGACTTCGATTTTTGGGCGCTGCCCTCGGGCGTGTTCAAGAAGGAACTGGCCGAACAGTTCGTCAACTTCGCCAGCCAGCCGCAACAGCAGAAGGCCTTCGCCGAAAACATTTCCTACGGCCCGACCAACCGCAAGGCGGTGGAGTTGCTGGCGCCGGACGTGGCCGCCAACCTGCCGACCGCGCCACAGAACATCGCCAATGCCGTCGGCATGGATGTGGCGTTCTGGACCGAGCATGGCGACGCGCTGGAGAAGCGCTTCCAGGCCTGGGCCAAGCGCTGA
- a CDS encoding response regulator transcription factor, with protein MIRVLVAEDHTIVREGIKQLIGMAKDLQVVGEATNGEQLLENLRQIPCEVVLLDISMPGVNGLEAIPRIRALNNPPAILMLSMHDEVQMVARALKVGAAGYATKDSDPALLLTAIRKVASGGRYIDPDLADRMVFEVGLTDSRPPHALLSEREFSVFERLVHGEGVNEIAQQLAVSSKTISTHKARLMQKLNANSVADLVRYAMEHKLV; from the coding sequence GTGATTCGAGTGCTGGTGGCGGAAGACCATACGATCGTGCGCGAAGGCATCAAGCAACTGATCGGCATGGCCAAGGACCTGCAGGTGGTCGGCGAGGCCACCAACGGCGAGCAGTTGCTCGAGAACCTGCGCCAGATCCCTTGCGAAGTGGTTCTGCTGGATATCTCGATGCCTGGCGTCAACGGCCTGGAAGCCATCCCGCGGATCCGCGCGCTGAACAATCCGCCGGCGATCCTGATGTTGTCGATGCACGACGAGGTGCAGATGGTCGCCCGCGCGCTGAAGGTCGGCGCCGCTGGCTACGCCACCAAGGACAGCGACCCGGCGCTACTGCTGACGGCGATTCGCAAGGTCGCCAGCGGTGGCCGCTACATCGACCCGGACCTCGCCGACCGGATGGTCTTCGAAGTCGGCCTCACCGATTCGCGGCCGCCCCATGCGCTGCTTTCCGAGCGCGAGTTCTCGGTGTTCGAGCGTCTGGTGCACGGCGAAGGCGTCAACGAGATCGCCCAGCAATTGGCGGTCAGCAGCAAGACCATCAGCACCCACAAGGCGCGGCTGATGCAGAAACTCAATGCCAACTCGGTGGCGGATCTGGTGCGTTACGCCATGGAGCACAAGCTCGTCTGA
- a CDS encoding PAS domain-containing sensor histidine kinase — protein sequence MSRVFWKACLAWFLCLPLLAVAETAVPPLALDEAQRAWLAEHPQLRVGAVLEAPYVQQDRRLQQLSGANVELLEWLAKAMGVSLEWRTYPDQAALERAVHSGEIDLAPGVSQTPSTLRDWLFSDPYLRVPRLVVGDRRSGTSVELDNLREGESVSVRGPGPVVDYLRSTYSGLTLQIVDSDREVLRKVLGREANYAVIDEAQLARLTRETEFTGLWVVADIGYPQLLRVATRRGLPELAGIIDAALRAVPAKDLDQLHERWLQPTYPRLGSSPGFWQNLCILLGLLLLFAVAALLWLRRQHRALESRLLAARRDIELRQAAEQALRLTQFAIDSSTVGILWVNWDSHVRYANRAAEELLGYAAGAVVDRPLADFEPTLNMDRWLNLWRRARNADEAPLSFETRCLRADGQWLPADVSLSFLRFGDSEYLLVFLSDVTERRRARAALEESEARLQGIAANVPGLVFRLEPNAPDDDSDFAYISFITGGSETSLGYSPGYLRESGLGIMGLVHPSEREGYLASQQEAVEGQRNWLWQGRILTRSNEPRWVDIKATVRTLDDGRSAWDGVVWDITEHKQIELELQDSRGQLRELSAHLESVREEEKARIAREVHDELGQVLTVLKLETSMCELAYGELDAGLRERLDNMKRLIAQLFQLVRDVATALRPPILDAGIGSAVEWQARRFESRTQIPCLVEVPENPPELSDAKAIGLFRILQEALTNVMRHAQAHTVELQLSVEGSELCLRIADDGLGFDPQATRQGVSFGLVGMRERVLMFGGTLQIDSQPGEGTTLWIRVPLRSRSA from the coding sequence ATGAGTCGTGTGTTCTGGAAAGCCTGCCTGGCGTGGTTCCTGTGCCTGCCGCTGCTGGCCGTGGCGGAAACCGCCGTGCCGCCACTGGCACTGGACGAAGCGCAGCGCGCCTGGCTTGCCGAGCATCCGCAACTGCGCGTGGGCGCCGTACTGGAGGCGCCCTATGTGCAACAGGATCGCCGGCTGCAGCAGCTCTCCGGGGCAAACGTGGAATTGCTGGAATGGCTGGCTAAGGCCATGGGTGTCAGCCTCGAATGGCGCACCTATCCGGACCAGGCCGCGTTGGAGCGAGCCGTGCACAGCGGCGAAATCGACCTGGCGCCCGGCGTCAGCCAGACGCCCTCGACCCTTCGCGACTGGCTGTTCTCCGATCCCTATCTGCGCGTACCGCGGCTGGTGGTGGGCGACCGCCGCAGCGGCACGTCCGTGGAGCTGGACAACCTGCGCGAGGGCGAATCGGTCTCTGTGCGCGGACCCGGCCCGGTGGTGGATTACCTGCGCAGCACCTATTCGGGCTTGACCCTGCAGATCGTCGACAGCGACCGCGAAGTGCTGCGCAAGGTGCTGGGCCGCGAGGCCAATTACGCGGTGATCGATGAGGCGCAGCTGGCGCGGCTGACCCGTGAAACCGAATTCACCGGCCTCTGGGTGGTGGCCGATATCGGCTATCCGCAATTGCTGCGCGTGGCGACGCGGCGCGGTTTGCCCGAGTTGGCAGGGATCATCGACGCCGCCCTGCGCGCGGTGCCGGCCAAGGACCTCGACCAGCTCCACGAACGCTGGCTGCAACCGACCTACCCGCGTCTGGGTTCTTCCCCTGGCTTCTGGCAGAACCTCTGCATCCTGCTCGGCCTGCTGCTGCTGTTCGCCGTTGCCGCACTGCTCTGGCTGCGCCGGCAGCACCGCGCATTGGAGTCGCGCCTGCTGGCGGCACGCCGCGACATCGAGCTGCGCCAGGCCGCCGAGCAGGCATTGCGCCTGACCCAGTTCGCCATCGACAGCAGCACCGTCGGCATCCTCTGGGTCAACTGGGATAGCCATGTGCGCTACGCCAACCGCGCCGCCGAGGAGCTGCTCGGTTATGCCGCGGGCGCCGTGGTGGACCGGCCGCTGGCGGACTTCGAGCCGACGCTGAACATGGACCGCTGGCTCAACCTCTGGCGCCGCGCGCGCAACGCCGACGAAGCTCCGCTGAGCTTCGAGACCCGTTGCCTGCGCGCCGACGGCCAATGGCTGCCGGCCGACGTCTCGCTGAGCTTCCTGCGCTTCGGTGATTCGGAGTACCTGCTGGTCTTCCTCAGTGATGTAACCGAACGCCGCCGCGCCCGCGCCGCGCTGGAAGAGAGCGAGGCGCGCCTGCAGGGCATCGCCGCCAACGTGCCGGGGCTGGTGTTCCGCCTGGAGCCCAATGCGCCGGACGACGACTCCGATTTCGCCTACATCAGCTTCATCACTGGCGGCAGCGAAACCTCGCTGGGTTACTCGCCCGGTTACCTGCGCGAGAGCGGCCTGGGCATCATGGGCCTGGTGCATCCGTCCGAGCGCGAGGGCTATCTCGCCAGCCAGCAGGAGGCGGTGGAAGGCCAGCGCAACTGGCTGTGGCAGGGCCGCATCCTCACCCGCAGCAACGAGCCGCGCTGGGTCGACATCAAGGCCACGGTGCGGACCCTGGATGACGGTCGGTCGGCCTGGGACGGCGTGGTCTGGGACATCACCGAGCACAAGCAGATCGAACTCGAACTACAGGATTCCCGCGGGCAACTGCGCGAGCTGTCGGCGCACCTGGAGAGCGTGCGGGAGGAGGAGAAGGCACGCATCGCCCGCGAGGTGCACGATGAACTGGGCCAGGTGCTCACCGTGCTCAAGCTGGAAACCTCGATGTGCGAACTGGCCTATGGCGAACTGGACGCGGGGCTACGCGAGCGCCTGGACAACATGAAGCGTCTTATCGCCCAGTTGTTCCAGCTGGTGCGCGATGTGGCTACCGCGCTGCGCCCGCCGATCCTCGATGCCGGCATCGGTTCGGCGGTGGAGTGGCAGGCGCGCCGCTTCGAGTCGCGCACGCAGATTCCCTGCCTGGTGGAGGTGCCGGAGAATCCGCCGGAGCTGTCCGACGCCAAGGCCATCGGCCTGTTCCGCATCCTCCAGGAGGCGCTGACCAATGTGATGCGCCATGCCCAGGCGCATACTGTGGAACTGCAGCTGAGCGTCGAGGGCAGCGAGCTGTGCCTGCGCATCGCCGATGACGGCTTGGGCTTCGACCCGCAGGCCACGCGCCAGGGTGTTTCCTTCGGCCTGGTGGGCATGCGCGAGCGGGTGCTGATGTTCGGTGGCACCCTGCAGATCGACAGCCAGCCCGGGGAGGGCACTACGCTGTGGATCCGGGTGCCGCTGCGCTCCCGAAGCGCCTAA